One segment of Panicum virgatum strain AP13 chromosome 1K, P.virgatum_v5, whole genome shotgun sequence DNA contains the following:
- the LOC120712919 gene encoding uncharacterized protein LOC120712919 isoform X1 → MHWKSGMDSILNHPSSPSAAGFPFHRRLIASRGGGAPGLAGNAQPPFSARRISIASSSPSLFRRQGSKRTGSVDSEVIINEAGCIISSQQTSSRRFTWSKDRTKFLTNYLTQQASDAKGKDALFREDTLRKASEVVSQRFKRECSVADVQRKLTALGERWQRIEKMKSLGSASWDHATRTISMREEDYQQYSMDHPKDSGMLNRPIEDYDELSFIFSDEYDPSTDGIQLKKVQNSHSDDSRISEDPVEQSIAGEDIRYLVLKIGELIDAIKSLKPRDFADDLWKAVTACGYNDRMSITAFEYFLKNEVEGKIFLVRSPDLRKEWLAKFFSSLL, encoded by the exons ATGCACTGGAAATCTGGAATGGATTCCATCCTCAATCAcccctcctcgccctccgccgccggcttccCCTTCCACCGGCGACTCATCG cctctcgcggcggcggcgctcctgggCTCGCCGGCAATGCACAGCCCCCGTTCTCGGCCCGGCGCATCTCAATCGCCTCTTCATCTCCATCGCTCTTTAGAAGG CAGGGCAGCAAGAGAACAGGGTCAGTGGATTCGGAAGTGATTATAAATGAGGCAGGATGCATTATCAGCAGTCAGCAGACTTCTTCGAGGCGATTCACGTGGAGCAAAGACAGGACCAAGTTCCTCACCAATTACTTGACGCAACAAGCTTCAGATGCCAAGGGAAAAGATGCATTGTTCAGGGAGGACACTCTGCGAAAAGCTTCAGAGGTTGTTTCTCAGCGGTTCAAGCGAGAGTGCAGCGTTGCTGATGTACAGAGGAAGTTGACAGCTCTGGGGGAGAGATGGCAAAGGATAGAGAAGATGAAGTCCCTTGGTTCTGCGTCATGGGATCATGCCACTAGGACGATAAGCATGCGAGAAGAGGATTACCAGCAGTATTCCATG GATCACCCGAAGGATTCAGGGATGCTGAATAGGCCTATTGAGGATTATGATGAACTTTCTTTCATCTTCAGTGATGAATATGATCCATCAACAGATGGAATTCAGTTGAAAAAGGTCCAGAATTCCCATTCTGACGATAGTAGGATATCTGAAGATCCCGTGGAGCAGAGTATAGCTGGTGAGGACATCCGCTACTTAGTTCTTAAGATTGGGGAGTTAATAGATGCCATAAAAAGCTTAAAGCCCAGAGACTTTGCTGACGACTTGTGGAAAGCGGTTACAGCCTGCGGTTACAACGACAGGATGTCTATCACTGCGTTTGAGTATTTTCTGAAGAACGAGGTTGAAGGGAAGATTTTCCTGGTGCGTAGCCCAGATCTTCGCAAGGAATGGTTAGCTAAGTTCTTCTCTAGTCTTCTGTGA
- the LOC120712919 gene encoding uncharacterized protein LOC120712919 isoform X2, with protein MHWKSGMDSILNHPSSPSAAGFPFHRRLIASRGGGAPGLAGNAQPPFSARRISIASSSPSLFRRGSKRTGSVDSEVIINEAGCIISSQQTSSRRFTWSKDRTKFLTNYLTQQASDAKGKDALFREDTLRKASEVVSQRFKRECSVADVQRKLTALGERWQRIEKMKSLGSASWDHATRTISMREEDYQQYSMDHPKDSGMLNRPIEDYDELSFIFSDEYDPSTDGIQLKKVQNSHSDDSRISEDPVEQSIAGEDIRYLVLKIGELIDAIKSLKPRDFADDLWKAVTACGYNDRMSITAFEYFLKNEVEGKIFLVRSPDLRKEWLAKFFSSLL; from the exons ATGCACTGGAAATCTGGAATGGATTCCATCCTCAATCAcccctcctcgccctccgccgccggcttccCCTTCCACCGGCGACTCATCG cctctcgcggcggcggcgctcctgggCTCGCCGGCAATGCACAGCCCCCGTTCTCGGCCCGGCGCATCTCAATCGCCTCTTCATCTCCATCGCTCTTTAGAAGG GGCAGCAAGAGAACAGGGTCAGTGGATTCGGAAGTGATTATAAATGAGGCAGGATGCATTATCAGCAGTCAGCAGACTTCTTCGAGGCGATTCACGTGGAGCAAAGACAGGACCAAGTTCCTCACCAATTACTTGACGCAACAAGCTTCAGATGCCAAGGGAAAAGATGCATTGTTCAGGGAGGACACTCTGCGAAAAGCTTCAGAGGTTGTTTCTCAGCGGTTCAAGCGAGAGTGCAGCGTTGCTGATGTACAGAGGAAGTTGACAGCTCTGGGGGAGAGATGGCAAAGGATAGAGAAGATGAAGTCCCTTGGTTCTGCGTCATGGGATCATGCCACTAGGACGATAAGCATGCGAGAAGAGGATTACCAGCAGTATTCCATG GATCACCCGAAGGATTCAGGGATGCTGAATAGGCCTATTGAGGATTATGATGAACTTTCTTTCATCTTCAGTGATGAATATGATCCATCAACAGATGGAATTCAGTTGAAAAAGGTCCAGAATTCCCATTCTGACGATAGTAGGATATCTGAAGATCCCGTGGAGCAGAGTATAGCTGGTGAGGACATCCGCTACTTAGTTCTTAAGATTGGGGAGTTAATAGATGCCATAAAAAGCTTAAAGCCCAGAGACTTTGCTGACGACTTGTGGAAAGCGGTTACAGCCTGCGGTTACAACGACAGGATGTCTATCACTGCGTTTGAGTATTTTCTGAAGAACGAGGTTGAAGGGAAGATTTTCCTGGTGCGTAGCCCAGATCTTCGCAAGGAATGGTTAGCTAAGTTCTTCTCTAGTCTTCTGTGA
- the LOC120712984 gene encoding signal recognition particle subunit SRP72-like: protein MPPKSKAAAAAAEPVSVEDLFTSLHRHIQASEFKQAAKVADQVLKAAPGDEDAVRCKVVAHIKADEIDKALAAMRAAERLPIDFSSNKAYCYYRQNKLQEALDLLRGQEETAPVLQLESQILYRLGRMNDCMNSYEKLQKFKIDSMDLKINIIAALVAAGRASEVQTAMKAQKVDLTTRALRDTRSFELAYNSACSLIEDKKYSEAKEQLDLAKRIGKEELMVEDYGEDDIEYELAPVSAQLAYVQQLQGQSQDAMQTYVNMINKKAADLSPVADPSSLAVATTNLISLKGTKDAADSLKKLDRLFEKSTAPNHLQLVDLKLSQRQKEALYSARVLLLLHTNKTDQAHELVSGLLGMFRDSVFPVLLQAAVHVKEKKVQKAEEVLSQYAEKHPENSKGALLSLAQIAANANHFQLAADSLSKILDIQHMPATVATLVALKERLGDSNAAASVLDSAIQWWKNSMTEDNKLDLFMRVAAEFKLSHGRDEEACLLYEELVKSHGSIEALAGLVVTSARTNVEKAEQYEKKLKPLPGLKGVNVESLEKTSGARHVEGPQDMKVDVPEEVKKQKAKKRKRKPRYPKGFDPANPGPPPDPERWLPRRERSSYRPKRKDKRAQVRGAQGAVTRETAAASVSSKGSQNTSSSKTPAANTDQPKASNKSRKKKSRS, encoded by the exons ATGCCGCCCAAGTcgaaggcggcggccgccgccgcagagccgGTCTCCGTCGAGGACCTCTTCACCTCGCTCCACCGCCACATCCAGGCCAGCGAGTTCAAACAGGCCGCCAAGGTCGCCGACCAAG TTCTCAAGGCGGCGCCGGGGGACGAGGACGCGGTGCGATGCAAGGTGGTGGCGCACATCAAGGCCGACGAGATCGACAAGGCGCTCGCCGCGATGCGTGCCGCCGAGCGCCTCCCCATCGACTTCAGCTCCAACAAG GCATACTGTTACTACAGGCAAAACAAACTGCAAGAAGCTCTGGATCTTTTAAGAGGTCAGGAAGAAACTGCACCTGTTCTCCAGCTGGAATCCCAGATTTTGTACCGGCTAGGAAGAATGAATGACTGCATGAATAGCTATGAGAAGCTTCAAAAATTTAAGATTGACTCAATGGATCTGAAGATAAATATCATTGCTGCTCTGGTTGCTGCTGGAAGGGCTTCTGAGGTGCAGACAGCTATGAAGGCACAAAAGGTTGATCTTACCACAAGAGCACTTAGGGATACTCGTAGCTTTGAGCTCGCATACAATTCTGCTTGCTCCTTGATAGAAGACAAGAAGTATTCAGAAGCTAAGGAGCAGTTGGACTTGGCTAAAAG AATTGGGAAAGAAGAGCTTATGGTGGAAGACTATGGTGAAGATGATATTGAATATGAACTAGCTCCTGTATCTGCTCAGCTTGCTTATGTGCAACAG CTACAAGGACAATCTCAAGACGCCATGCAAACCTATGTTAATATGATAAACAAAAAGGCAGCTGATTTATCACCAGTTGCTGATCCATCATCACTTGCTGTGGCAACAACAAACCTTATTTCACTAAAAGGTACAAAAGATGCTGCAGACAGCTTGAAGAAGCTTGATCGGCTTTTTGAAAAATCTACTGCTCCAAACCATTTGCAACTTGTTGACCTCAAGTTGTCCCAAAGGCAAAAAGAAGCTCTGTATTCTGCCCGTGTTCTCTTACTCCTCCATACAAATAAAACTGATCAG GCACATGAGTTGGTCAGTGGACTGCTTGGTATGTTTCGAGATAGTGTATTCCCAGTTTTACTTCAAGCTGCTGTTCAtgtgaaagaaaaaaaggttCAGAAAGCTGAAGAAGTTCTTAGCCAGTACGCCGAGAAGCATCCTGAGAATTCTAAAGGGGCCCTCCTTTCCCTTGCTCAGATTGCTGCTAATGCCAATCATTTTCAGCTTGCTGCTGACTCGCTGTCCAAAATACTTGACATTCAGCACATGCCTGCAACAGTTGCTACACTAGTGGCTCTTAAAGAGCGACTAGGTGACTCGAATGCTGCAGCCTCTGTACTTGATTCTGCTATCCAGTGGTGGAAGAATTCCATGACCGAGGATAACAAATTAGATTTGTTCATGAGGGTGGCTGCTGAGTTTAAGCTCAGTCATGGACGTGATGAAGAGGCTTGTCTGTTGTATGAGGAACTTGTTAAGAGCCATGGAAGCATTGAAGCTTTGGCTGGGCTTGTAGTGACTTCAGCACGCACTAACGTGGAGAAGGCTGAACAATACGAGAAGAAGCTGAAGCCATTGCCAGGCCTCAAAGGAGTTAATGTTGAGAGCTTGGAGAAGACATCTGGTGCAAGGCATGTTGAAGGGCCTCAAGATATGAAGGTAGACGTTCCTGAGGAGGTGAAGAAGCAAAAGGCAAAGAAGAGGAAGCGGAAGCCTAGATACCCGAAGGGCTTTGATCCAGCAAACCCGGGGCCGCCACCGGATCCTGAGAGATGGCTGCCCAGGAGAGAGCGATCCAGTTACCGTCCAAAGAGGAAGGATAAGAGGGCTCAGGTCAGAGGTGCTCAAGGAGCTGTAACTAGAGAGACAGCGGCTGCCAGTGTTTCTTCAAAAGGAAGCCAAAACACCAGTTCATCAAAGACTCCAGCGGCAAACACCGATCAGCCAAAGGCTAGCAACAAATCCAGGAAGAAGAAGTCGAGATCTTAG
- the LOC120712992 gene encoding E3 ubiquitin-protein ligase ATL4-like, giving the protein MVMDALSPPAAGDPFAATLPPSLPSPPPPSSSSPSLNLSPSLLIIAALLAFVFCASVSIHFLLRCLARASSHPSPSPFPARARRASGAEAEEVGAGSARRSAAAVGPEEAHPAEAAVDDEKERLIASLPLFTMASALAALPKSSPDCAVCLSPFSPDAELRLLPACRHAFHAACIDAWLRTTPSCPLCRAAVSLPHPPLPTAAPAAAGPGAQEPLDARVGSSNSNSRSFRVEIGSVSNRRSSAAGDDRRTYSLGSFDYRVDEEVEAVVSRITRPAVSAAAKSATHEAAPATPGEALAEAAGSRGWLREYVDRLASSASSLSGRWSARWSQGHQSARWSQGHGHHSRSQSQSHRPDDSWRWDPEAAMHRAPDEEEPGFVALYRWIVGV; this is encoded by the coding sequence ATGGTCATGGACGCcctctcgccgcccgccgccggcgacccgttCGCGGCCACCCTCCCGCCGTCATTGccgtcgccgcccccgccgtcctcgtcgtcgccgtcgctcaACCTCTCCCCCTCGCTGCTCATCATCGCCGCGCTGCTGGCGTTCGTCTTCTGCGCCTCCGTGTCGATCCACTTCCTCCTCCGCTGCCTCGCCCGCGCGTCGTCGCACCCGTCCCCGAGCCCGTTCCCGGCCAGGGCGCGCCGCGCGtccggggcggaggcggaggaggtgggggCGGGGTCcgcgaggaggagcgccgcggcggtggggccggaggaggcgcatcccgcggaggcggcggtggacgaCGAGAAGGAGCGGCTGATCGCGTCGCTGCCGCTGTTCACCATGGCGTcggcgctggcggcgctgcCCAAGAGCTCCCCGGACTGCGCCGTCTGCCTCTCGCCCTTCTCCCCCGACGCCGAGCTGCGGCTGCTCCCGGCGTGCCGCCACGCGTTCCACGCCGCCTGCATCGACGCCTGGCTCCGCACCACCCCGTCGTGCCCgctctgccgcgccgccgtctcgcTCCCGCACCCGCCGCTCCCCAccgcggcgcccgccgccgcggggccggGCGCGCAGGAGCCGCTCGACGCGCGGGtcggcagcagcaacagcaactcGAGGAGCTTCCGCGTGGAGATCGGCAGCGTGAGcaaccgccgctcctccgccgcgggcgaCGACCGCCGCACCTACTCGCTCGGCTCCTTCGACTACCGCGTcgacgaggaggtggaggccgtGGTGTCCCGCATCACCCGCCCCGcggtgtcggcggcggccaagTCGGCGACCCACGAGGCCGCGCCGGCGACCCCCGGCGAGGcgctggcggaggcggcggggtcCCGCGGGTGGCTGCGCGAGTACGTCGACCGCCTCGCCTCCTCGGCATCGTCCCTCTCCGGGCGGTGGAGCGCGCGGTGGAGCCAGGGGCACCAGAGCGCGCGGTGGAGCCAGGGCCACGGCCACCACAGCCGCAGCCAGAGCCAGAGCCACCGGCCCGACGACTCGTGGCGGTGGGACCCCGAGGCGGCGATGCACCGCGCGCCGGACGAGGAGGAGCCCGGGTTCGTGGCCCTGTACCGTTGGATCGTCGGGGTATAG